A stretch of DNA from Clostridium sp. JN-9:
ATTAACTTAAGGAGGGAATGCACATATGTTAGATGTAATAAAGGCTATTGAAGCCGAGCAGATCAGAAATGATTTACCTGATTTCAACGTAGGAGATACTGTTAAAGTTCACGTAAAAATTAAAGAAGGAAACAGAGAAAGAATTCAGATTTTTGAAGGAACAGTTCTTAAGAGACAAAACGGGGGATTAAGAGAATCCTTTACTGTAAGAAGAGTTGCTTATGGAGTTGGTGTTGAAAGAACATTTCCAGTAAATGCTCCTATTATTGATAAAATTGAGGTAGTAAGAAAAGGTAAAGTAAGAAGAGCTAAACTATTCTACTTAAGAGATAGAGTTGGTAAGGCAGCTAAAGTTAAAGAGAGAAAATAAAAATTGGGGCTAGTATAGTCCCTTTTTTATATATAGGGTGGTGATATAATTGCTAAAAGAATTAATTGAGCTTGCGAAATCTATTGTAATTGCTTTAATTGCAGCATTTTTGATAATAACCTTTGTATTTGAAACTGTTAGTGTGGATGGTCATTCCATGGATCCAACACTTAGTGATAGAGATAGGTTAATTGTTGAAAAGGTGACATATTATTTCAGACAGCCGAAGCCAGGTGATATAGTTGTAATAAAATATCCTGCCAACCCTAGGGAAAAATTTATCAAAAGAGTAGTGGCAGTTGGCGGAGATAAAGTAAGAATTTCAGACAATAAGCTATATATAAATGATAAGCCGCAAAATGAATCATATATTTTAGAAAATAAGATGAGGGACTTTAACGAAGTCACAGTTCCTGATAAAACAATATTCGTATTGGGAGACAATAGAAATAACAGCAGGGACAGTAGATTTGAAGATGTTGGATTTGTGGATTTAAAGCTTGTTGTAGGTAAAGCTGACTTTAGAATCTATCCATTTAAAACAGCAGGAAAACTTAAATAAGAAGGTGTTGATACAATGGCAATAAACTGGTTTCCAGGGCATATGGCTAAAACTAGAAGAGAAATAAAAGAAAATTTAAAATTAGTAGATGCAGTAATTGAAATTAGAGATGCAAGAATACCAAGATCCAGCAGTAATCCTGATGTTGATGATATATGTGGAAATAAGCCAAGATTGATCCTGCTAAATAAAAGTGATTTAAGTGAAGCAAAGATTACAAATCAATGGATAAAATCCTTGTCAAGTGAAAATGTGAAGGCTATTTCAGTAAACAGTATTTCTGGAGATGGACTAAAAAATATAAAACCAGCTTTAAATGAAATGCTTAAGGAAAAACATGATAGAAAAAAGCAAAAGGGTATAGTGAACATAATTGATAGAGTCATGGTAGTTGGTATACCTAATGTAGGAAAATCTTCTTTTATAAATAAAATGGCTAGAAATTCTATAGCAAAGATAGGAGATAAACCTGGAGTTACAAAGTCAAAACAATGGATAAAGACAAAAATAGGTATTGAATTAATGGATACTCCGGGAATTTTATGGCCTAGATTAGATAGTGAAGAAGTACAGTATAATCTTGCATTTACAGGTGCTATAAAAGATGAAATTATGGATATAGAAACACTTGCATTAAAATTAGTGGAAAGGCTTCAGAATGCATACCCGGAAAGACTTATGGAAAGGTATAAAATTCAGGCGTTAAGTGAAGATTCCTTAGAAAATTTAAATAATATTGCAAGAAAGAGGGGCAATGTAATCTCTGGCGGCGAAATAGATTATAATAGAGTTGCTGTTATGTTATTAGATGAGTTTAGGGGCGGTAAGCTTGGGAAGATCACCCTGGAGAGGCCATAAGTAATGCTATGAGAAATGATATTATTATAAAAATTAAAGAAGCTTCCTCATTAAAAGAATATTCCGTAAAGGAAATTAAAGAAAATGTAAATGAGTATTTGTTTTCTTGTGATTTAAATGAAATAGATACTAAAGAATTTGTATTTGCTTTATTAAATGATAATAGAAAAAGCATTAACATGTTAGGCAAAAAAGTAGAAAAGTATATTGAAAACAGAAATGCAGAAGTAAAGAGAGTACGTAAAATGTACAATTTTGACAGACAGTTTGGTGAAGATATTTATATCTCCGGAGCAGATGAAGTAGGAAGAGGCCCCCTTGCAGGACCAATTTGTGCAGCCTCTGTAATATTGAAATTAGATTCTCACCAAGACAAAGATATGATACTTGGAATAAATGATTCCAAGAAACTATCTCCTAAACAAAGAGAAGAACTGTCTATTAAAATTAAAGAAAGGTCAATATGCTATAATATAACTGTTATTCAGCATGATATGATAGATTTAAAAGGAATTTCCTGGTGCAATAATGAAGTGCTAAAGAAAGCAGTTTTAAATGGTGAGCTTTTGCCACAGCTTGCTCTTTCAGATGGTTTTGCAATAAAAAGCTTATCCATTGACAATAAGTTTTTCATTAAAGGTGATTCAAAAAGTGCAAGTATTGCATGTGCATCAATTATAGCAAAAGTTTATAGAGATAAAATAATGGCTGAGTATTCAAAAATATATCCTG
This window harbors:
- the ylqF gene encoding ribosome biogenesis GTPase YlqF gives rise to the protein MAINWFPGHMAKTRREIKENLKLVDAVIEIRDARIPRSSSNPDVDDICGNKPRLILLNKSDLSEAKITNQWIKSLSSENVKAISVNSISGDGLKNIKPALNEMLKEKHDRKKQKGIVNIIDRVMVVGIPNVGKSSFINKMARNSIAKIGDKPGVTKSKQWIKTKIGIELMDTPGILWPRLDSEEVQYNLAFTGAIKDEIMDIETLALKLVERLQNAYPERLMERYKIQALSEDSLENLNNIARKRGNVISGGEIDYNRVAVMLLDEFRGGKLGKITLERP
- the lepB gene encoding signal peptidase I is translated as MLKELIELAKSIVIALIAAFLIITFVFETVSVDGHSMDPTLSDRDRLIVEKVTYYFRQPKPGDIVVIKYPANPREKFIKRVVAVGGDKVRISDNKLYINDKPQNESYILENKMRDFNEVTVPDKTIFVLGDNRNNSRDSRFEDVGFVDLKLVVGKADFRIYPFKTAGKLK
- a CDS encoding ribonuclease HII, whose amino-acid sequence is MRNDIIIKIKEASSLKEYSVKEIKENVNEYLFSCDLNEIDTKEFVFALLNDNRKSINMLGKKVEKYIENRNAEVKRVRKMYNFDRQFGEDIYISGADEVGRGPLAGPICAASVILKLDSHQDKDMILGINDSKKLSPKQREELSIKIKERSICYNITVIQHDMIDLKGISWCNNEVLKKAVLNGELLPQLALSDGFAIKSLSIDNKFFIKGDSKSASIACASIIAKVYRDKIMAEYSKIYPEYGFDRNSGYGTKEHIEAIKKYGPCKIHRRSFITKIL
- the rplS gene encoding 50S ribosomal protein L19, with the protein product MLDVIKAIEAEQIRNDLPDFNVGDTVKVHVKIKEGNRERIQIFEGTVLKRQNGGLRESFTVRRVAYGVGVERTFPVNAPIIDKIEVVRKGKVRRAKLFYLRDRVGKAAKVKERK